A window of the Diabrotica undecimpunctata isolate CICGRU chromosome 1, icDiaUnde3, whole genome shotgun sequence genome harbors these coding sequences:
- the LOC140439307 gene encoding uncharacterized protein, producing MQNVNCEAVSMDFEKNLSTPNIPTNDVYYKRQLTLHSFNIHVLSTGNATFYCFPETIGGKGSNEVVSFLHHFIFVQLDLSVRHLHIFCDSCGGQNKNFTVFRYLHYVVNTAKRLDSIKVTFPIRGHSYMECDRDMGVINQKIMAELPEDWYTEIRSCRVKPNPFDVVEVDQSLIRNWLLFLDKIYVTKPTYKSRPIRELEILKDHPRLFKHRDSYNGQWETSIIRKPFTNSDEVQLPESQFILPPKLYTELRKISKEKFNDLVHLSQFCTSERARSFYRGLPYNKNNKNVNKMRRK from the exons ATGCAGAATGTTAACTGTGAAGCAGTATCTatggattttgaaaaaaatttatccaCTCCAAATATTCCGACCAACGACGTCTACTATAAGAGACAACTGACGCTTCACTCCTTTAATATTCATGTATTGTCAACAGGAAATGctacattttattgttttccaGAAACCATAGGAGGCAAAGGTTCAAACGAAGTAGTGTCATTTCTGCACCATTTTATCTTTGTTCAGCTTGATCTGTCAGTTCGTCACCTCCACATATTCTGTGATTCATGTGGCGGCCAAAATAAAAACTTCACTGTTTTCCGTTATCTTCACTATGTAGTTAATACTGCAAAAAGGTTGGACTCAATCAAAGTAACCTTCCCAATACGAGGTCATTCTTACATGGAGTGCGATCGAGATATGGGTGTGATAAACCAAAAAATTATGGCTGAACTTCCTGAGGATTGGTACACGGAAATTAGATCATGTCGAGTAAAACCAAATCCGTTCGATGTCGTAGAGGTCGATCAATCACTTATAAGAAACTGGTTACTATTCTTGGACAAAATTTACGTAACTAAACCAACATATAAATCAAGACCAATCAGAGAACTCGAAATATTGAAAGATCATCCACGCCTTTTCAAACACCGAGATTCCTATAATGGACAATGGGAGACGTCAATTATACGCAAACCATTTACAAATTCCGATGAGGTGCAACTACCCGAGAGCCAGTTTATTTTGCcaccaaaattatatacag AGCTAAGGAAAATTTCTAAGGAAAAATTTAACGATCTGGTCCACTTGAGTCAGTTTTGCACATCTGAAAGGGCTAGATCGTTCTATAGAGGCTTACCTtacaacaaaaacaacaaaaacgtaaacaaaatgaggagaaaataa